A single window of Onychomys torridus chromosome 8, mOncTor1.1, whole genome shotgun sequence DNA harbors:
- the Adam11 gene encoding disintegrin and metalloproteinase domain-containing protein 11 isoform X4 yields the protein MGSPESPEGPEVTEPSRLVRESSGAEVRKPQVDTRVRQDPPRGTPVHLAQVSFLIPAFNSNFTLDLELNHHLLSSQYVERHFSREGTTRHSTGAGDHCYYHGKLRGNTHSFAAFSTCQGLHGVFSDGNLTYIIEPKEMAGPWGPPQGPLPHLIYRTPLLPAPLGCREPGCLFAGPAQSALPTWPRLRRKRQVRRGHPTVHSETKYVELIVINDHQLFEQMRQSVVLTSNFAKSVVNLADVIYKEQLNTRIVLVAMETWADGDKIQVQDDLLETLARLMVYRREGLPEPSDATHLFSGRTFQSTSSGAAYVGGICSLSRGGGVNEYGNMGAMAVTLAQTLGQNLGMMWNKHRSSAGDCKCPDIWLGCIMEDTGFYLPRKFSRCSIDEYNQFLQEGGGSCLFNKPLKLLDPPECGNGFVEAGEECDCGSVQECSRAGGNCCKKCTLTHDAMCSDGLCCRRCKYEPRGVSCREAVNECDIAETCTGDSSQCPPNLHKLDGYYCDHEQGRCYGGRCKTRDRQCQALWGHAAADRFCYEKLNVEGTERGNCGRKGSGWVQCNKQDVLCGFLLCVNISGAPRLGDLGADISSVTFYHQGKELDCRGGHVQLADGSDLSYVEDGTACGPNMLCLDHRCLPASAFNFSTCPGSGERRICSHHGVCSNEGKCICQPDWTGKDCSIHNPLPTSPPTGETERYKGPSGTNIIIGSIAGAVLVAAIVLGGTGWGFKNIRRGRYDPTQQGAV from the exons CCTGTGCACCTGGCCCAGGTCAGTTTCCTCATCCCAGCCTTCAACTCCAACTTCACGCTGGACCTGGAGCTGAACCA TCACCTCCTGTCCTCGCAGTACGTGGAACGCCACTTCAGCCGGGAGGGGACCACCCGACACAGCACT GGGGCTGGAGATCACTGCTACTACCATGGGAAGCTCCGAGGTAACACACACTCTTTTGCTGCATTCTCCACTTGCCAGGGGCTTCA CGGAGTCTTCTCTGATGGGAACCTGACTTACATCATAGAGCCCAAAGAGATGGCTGGGCCTTGGGGACCCCCACAG GGACCCCTTCCCCACCTCATTTACCGGacccctctcctcccagcccccctcGGATGCAGGGAACCAG GTTGCCTGTTTGCTGGCCCTGCCCAGTCTGCTCTTCCCACCTGGCCCAGGctgaggaggaaaaggcag GTCCGCAGGGGCCACCCCACGGTGCACAGCGAGACCAAGTATGTAGAACTGATTGTGATCAACGACCACCAGCTG TTTGAGCAGATGCGCCAGTCAGTGGTCCTCACCAGCAACTTCGCAAAGTCTGTTGTGAACCTGGCGGATGTG ATATACAAGGAACAGCTCAACACAAGAATTGTGCTGGTTGCCATGGAAACATGGGCAGATGGGGACAAGATCCAGGTGCAGGATGACCTACTGGAGACCCTGGCTCGGCTTATGGTCTACCGGCGGGAGGGTCTACCTGAGCCCAGTGATGCCACCCACCTCTTCTC GGGTAGAACCTTCCAGAGCACCAGCAGTGGAGCGGCCTATGTGGGGGGCATCTGCTCACTCTCCCGGGGTGGAGGTGTGAACGAG TATGGCAACATGGGTGCTATGGCGGTGACCCTGGCCCAGACGCTAGGGCAGAACTTGGGCATGATGTGGAATAAACACCGCAGCTCGGCAG GGGACTGCAAATGTCCAGACATCTGGCTGGGCTGCATCATGGAGGACACTGG GTTCTACCTGCCCCGCAAGTTCTCGCGCTGCAGCATCGACGAATACAACCAGTTTCTGCAGGAGGGAGGCGGGAGCTGCCTGTTCAACAAGCCCCTCAAG CTCCTGGACCCTCCTGAGTGCGGGAATGGCTTCGTGGAGGCGGGAGAGGAGTGCGACTGTGGTTCGGTGCAG GAGTGCAGCCGGGCGGGTGGCAACTGCTGCAAGAAATGCACCCTGACTCACGACGCCATGTGCAGCGATGGGCTCTGCTGTCGCCGCTGCAAG TATGAGCCACGAGGTGTCTCCTGCCGAGAAGCGGTGAACGAGTGTGACATCGCAGAGACCTGCACTGGCGACTCAAGCCAG TGTCCCCCTAACCTGCACAAGCTGGATGGTTACTATTGTGATCATGAGCAG GGCCGCTGCTATGGAGGCCGCTGTAAAACCCGGGACCGGCAGTGCCAAGCCCTTTGGGGCCATG cggCTGCAGATCGTTTCTGCTATGAGAAGCTGAATGTGGAGGGGACAGAGCGTGGGAACTGTGGGCGCAAGGGATCTGGCTGGGTCCAGTGCAATAAGCA GGATGTGCTCTGTGGCTTCCTCCTATGCGTCAACATCTCTGGAGCCCCTCGGCTAGGGGACCTGGGGGCGGACATCAGCAGTGTCACCTTCTACCACCAGGGCAAGGAGTTGGACTGCAG GGGAGGTCACGTGCAGCTGGCTGACGGCTCAGACCTGAGCTATGTGGAGGACGGCACGGCCTGTGGACCCAACATGCTGTGCCTAGACCACCGCTGCCTCCCAGCTTCAGCCTTCAACTTCAGCACCTGCCCGGGCAGCGGGGAACGCCGGATCTGCTCCCACCACGGG GTTTGCAGCAATGAAGGGAAATGCATTTGCCAGCCAGACTGGACGGGCAAAGACTGCAGTATCCACAACCCCCTGCCCACGTCCCCTCCCACcggggagacagagagatacaaag gTCCCAGCGGCACCAACATCATCATTGGCTCCATCGCCGGGGCTGTCCTGGTCGCAGCCATCGTCCTGGGCGGCACGGGCTGGGGATTTAA AAACATCCGTCGTGGAAGGTACGACCCGACCCAGCAGGGGGCAGTGTGA
- the Adam11 gene encoding disintegrin and metalloproteinase domain-containing protein 11 isoform X5, with the protein MQGTRLPVCWPCPVCSSHLAQAEEEKVRRGHPTVHSETKYVELIVINDHQLFEQMRQSVVLTSNFAKSVVNLADVIYKEQLNTRIVLVAMETWADGDKIQVQDDLLETLARLMVYRREGLPEPSDATHLFSGRTFQSTSSGAAYVGGICSLSRGGGVNEYGNMGAMAVTLAQTLGQNLGMMWNKHRSSAGDCKCPDIWLGCIMEDTGFYLPRKFSRCSIDEYNQFLQEGGGSCLFNKPLKLLDPPECGNGFVEAGEECDCGSVQECSRAGGNCCKKCTLTHDAMCSDGLCCRRCKYEPRGVSCREAVNECDIAETCTGDSSQCPPNLHKLDGYYCDHEQGRCYGGRCKTRDRQCQALWGHAAADRFCYEKLNVEGTERGNCGRKGSGWVQCNKQDVLCGFLLCVNISGAPRLGDLGADISSVTFYHQGKELDCRGGHVQLADGSDLSYVEDGTACGPNMLCLDHRCLPASAFNFSTCPGSGERRICSHHGVCSNEGKCICQPDWTGKDCSIHNPLPTSPPTGETERYKGPSGTNIIIGSIAGAVLVAAIVLGGTGWGFKNIRRGRYDPTQQGAV; encoded by the exons ATGCAGGGAACCAG GTTGCCTGTTTGCTGGCCCTGCCCAGTCTGCTCTTCCCACCTGGCCCAGGctgaggaggaaaag GTCCGCAGGGGCCACCCCACGGTGCACAGCGAGACCAAGTATGTAGAACTGATTGTGATCAACGACCACCAGCTG TTTGAGCAGATGCGCCAGTCAGTGGTCCTCACCAGCAACTTCGCAAAGTCTGTTGTGAACCTGGCGGATGTG ATATACAAGGAACAGCTCAACACAAGAATTGTGCTGGTTGCCATGGAAACATGGGCAGATGGGGACAAGATCCAGGTGCAGGATGACCTACTGGAGACCCTGGCTCGGCTTATGGTCTACCGGCGGGAGGGTCTACCTGAGCCCAGTGATGCCACCCACCTCTTCTC GGGTAGAACCTTCCAGAGCACCAGCAGTGGAGCGGCCTATGTGGGGGGCATCTGCTCACTCTCCCGGGGTGGAGGTGTGAACGAG TATGGCAACATGGGTGCTATGGCGGTGACCCTGGCCCAGACGCTAGGGCAGAACTTGGGCATGATGTGGAATAAACACCGCAGCTCGGCAG GGGACTGCAAATGTCCAGACATCTGGCTGGGCTGCATCATGGAGGACACTGG GTTCTACCTGCCCCGCAAGTTCTCGCGCTGCAGCATCGACGAATACAACCAGTTTCTGCAGGAGGGAGGCGGGAGCTGCCTGTTCAACAAGCCCCTCAAG CTCCTGGACCCTCCTGAGTGCGGGAATGGCTTCGTGGAGGCGGGAGAGGAGTGCGACTGTGGTTCGGTGCAG GAGTGCAGCCGGGCGGGTGGCAACTGCTGCAAGAAATGCACCCTGACTCACGACGCCATGTGCAGCGATGGGCTCTGCTGTCGCCGCTGCAAG TATGAGCCACGAGGTGTCTCCTGCCGAGAAGCGGTGAACGAGTGTGACATCGCAGAGACCTGCACTGGCGACTCAAGCCAG TGTCCCCCTAACCTGCACAAGCTGGATGGTTACTATTGTGATCATGAGCAG GGCCGCTGCTATGGAGGCCGCTGTAAAACCCGGGACCGGCAGTGCCAAGCCCTTTGGGGCCATG cggCTGCAGATCGTTTCTGCTATGAGAAGCTGAATGTGGAGGGGACAGAGCGTGGGAACTGTGGGCGCAAGGGATCTGGCTGGGTCCAGTGCAATAAGCA GGATGTGCTCTGTGGCTTCCTCCTATGCGTCAACATCTCTGGAGCCCCTCGGCTAGGGGACCTGGGGGCGGACATCAGCAGTGTCACCTTCTACCACCAGGGCAAGGAGTTGGACTGCAG GGGAGGTCACGTGCAGCTGGCTGACGGCTCAGACCTGAGCTATGTGGAGGACGGCACGGCCTGTGGACCCAACATGCTGTGCCTAGACCACCGCTGCCTCCCAGCTTCAGCCTTCAACTTCAGCACCTGCCCGGGCAGCGGGGAACGCCGGATCTGCTCCCACCACGGG GTTTGCAGCAATGAAGGGAAATGCATTTGCCAGCCAGACTGGACGGGCAAAGACTGCAGTATCCACAACCCCCTGCCCACGTCCCCTCCCACcggggagacagagagatacaaag gTCCCAGCGGCACCAACATCATCATTGGCTCCATCGCCGGGGCTGTCCTGGTCGCAGCCATCGTCCTGGGCGGCACGGGCTGGGGATTTAA AAACATCCGTCGTGGAAGGTACGACCCGACCCAGCAGGGGGCAGTGTGA